DNA sequence from the Cronobacter turicensis z3032 genome:
ACCGGGTAACAGGGTTGCTCTTCAGGCAGGTTCAGCCCCTCTTTGGGTTTATCCGCTGCGGTTGAAAGTAATGATTTGCTCTCTGTTACCAGACTTTCACGGCGGGCTTCGTCTTGCTGTTGCTGGTTTAATGCTTGCTGGTTTGCAATGACTTCCGCATTAACCGGAGAATAAATGCCGGCCAGCAATGACAGGAGCGCGGTGTATCCGCGTAAACGACAGACATTCACAGTTATTCCTTAATCTTCCCTGATTCCTGGCTAACGATTTTTACCGCCGTACCAGTGGTTCCATAATTTGACTACGATAAAAAGGAATCTCAGGTATATATAGCGGCGTCCTGATCCCTACAAAGGAAAAATGTAAAAAAGAGTGAATGTGCTAACTAATTAATCCAGAGATTAAATAGATTCAATGAATGATACCCGCTGTAGCCACTTATTCATTGGTCGACTAATCACCAGAAATAATTAATACCCATCATATAAGCGCTATGAATTTTTACAACGAATGAAATGCAAGATAAACCAGCTGTTCAAATATTTCACAGCTGTTACAAATTAATGTGAAATCGATCAGAATTGGCGCAAGACGTGGGTAAATAAGAAAAAAAGCGCCGCCAGGCAGCGCTTTTAAAACACGTTACATCACGGCGGCAAACGCCTGCGCCACCTGTTTTACGTTACGGCTGTTGAGACCCGCCACGCACATGCGACCGCTGCTAATCAGGTAAACGCCGAACTCGTCACGCAGGCGATCGACCTGCGCGGCGCTGAGGCCGGTATAGCTGAACATCCCGCGCTGCCTGAGCAGATAATCGAAATTACGCCCCGGCACTTCCGTTTTGAGGACATCCACCAGCGCCTGGCGCATCTCCAGAATGCGGCTGCGCATCGCTTCAACCTCGGCGAGCCATTGCGCTTTCAGCGCGGCATCATTAAGCACCGTCGCCACCACCTGCGCGCCAAAATTCGGCGGGCTGGAGTAGTTGCGGCGCACAGTCGCTTTCAGCTGCCCCAGTACGCGCGCAGCGGTGTCTGCATCATTACAGACTACCGACAACCCGCCCACGCGCTCGCCATAGAGCGAGAAGATTTTGGAGAACGAGTTGCTGACCAGCGCCGGGAGGCCTGCGCTGGCGATAGCGCGAATGGCATAGGCATCTTCTTCCATGCCGGCGCCAAAGCCCTGATAGGCGATATCCAGGAATGGGATCAGCTCGCGCGCTTTCAGTACCTCAACGACGGCATCCCACTGGGCATTAGTGAGATCCGCGCCGGTCGGGTTATGGCAGCACGGGTGCAGCAGCACGACATCGCGCGCAGGCAGGGTGTTGAGCTTTTCCAGCAATGCCTCAAAACGCACGCCGTTGGTGGCTTCGTCAAACCAGGGGTAAGTGCTTACTTCAAACCCGGCGCCGCTGAAGATGGCCACGTGGTTTTCCCAGGTCGGATCGCTCACCCAGACGCGGGATTGTGGAAAGTAGCGTTTAAGGAAATCCGCACCGACTTTCAGCGCGCCTGAGCCGCCCACTGTCTGGATGCTGGCGATACGGCCTGCGGTCAGCGCCGGGTGATCGGCGCCGAACAGCAGCGGCGCAATCGCGCTGCGATAGTGGTTGAGTCCTTCCATCGGGAGATAAAGCGAGGCGCCGTGTGGCTGCGCGTTAAGGCGCGCTTCTGCCTGAGCCACGGCCTGTAGCTGCGGGATAATCCCCTGTTCGTTGTAATAAAGGCCGATACTCAGGTTTACTTTGTCGCTGCGTGGATCTTCTTTAAAGCGCTCCATCAGCGAAAGGATGGGGTCGCCGGCGTAGGCGTCAACATTCTGAAACACGCTTGGTTCTCCAGATTTACGGTGTGATGTGTCTTCACAATAAACCGGATAGCGCGGCAGATCGAGAGGGATGTGGCGGGTACGCTGCGTTCAGGAACATGGCGGGTGCGCTGCGCTTACCCG
Encoded proteins:
- the tyrB gene encoding Aromatic-amino-acid aminotransferase; protein product: MFQNVDAYAGDPILSLMERFKEDPRSDKVNLSIGLYYNEQGIIPQLQAVAQAEARLNAQPHGASLYLPMEGLNHYRSAIAPLLFGADHPALTAGRIASIQTVGGSGALKVGADFLKRYFPQSRVWVSDPTWENHVAIFSGAGFEVSTYPWFDEATNGVRFEALLEKLNTLPARDVVLLHPCCHNPTGADLTNAQWDAVVEVLKARELIPFLDIAYQGFGAGMEEDAYAIRAIASAGLPALVSNSFSKIFSLYGERVGGLSVVCNDADTAARVLGQLKATVRRNYSSPPNFGAQVVATVLNDAALKAQWLAEVEAMRSRILEMRQALVDVLKTEVPGRNFDYLLRQRGMFSYTGLSAAQVDRLRDEFGVYLISSGRMCVAGLNSRNVKQVAQAFAAVM